CGGCTACTCGGTGTGGACCGTGTCCGACAGTGCCATCACATTTCGGCTGCAGAAATCCGCCAATGGCATTGACTGGCAAGAGGTTTCCGGCTCACAGCTGACCGTCAGTCCAGCGAAGGGGCACTACCAACGCGCGCTGGGAATAGGCAGCACCTTGTCGAGCAGCAGCCACGGTCACCGTGGACGCGGCTACCGCTACTACCGGCTCATCGCCGAAGCAGAGAATGGCACCACACCCAAAGTCGGCCACGTGGATTTCTGGCTGACCGGTACGCGGCACTATCGCAACGCCGACGCCGTCGTACATCTCTACAACTACCTGCTTTCCGGGGCACTGAAGGCACCACAGGAACCCGACGTGTCCGCCCTCATCGATACCGAGGCCGCCGCCGGACCCGAGCTCGTGGGCCCATTTCGGGTACGAATCCCGTTGACATTCAACGTTGCCGACGGCCACTCGCTGGTCGACGCCGACGGTTTCGCCGTCGATGGGATAGTCCACCCGGGCACCGACTTCTACCTGCGCCCGGCACCGGGCACCTCCGCGACGACGCTGACCGCAACAGCTACTCCGCACCGGCTCACCGGCGGAGTGCTGACCGGCGTGGCCCCCGAGGCACCGGAACAATTCACTCCGGTCGCCCTCGCCGTACCCTCCGACGTTGCAATCCACTTCGACATTCGCTGGAATGGCGTTTGTGACCATCGCTGAGAACATCACGCAACTGATCGGCAACACCCCCCTGGTCCGGTTAAACCGGGTCACCGACGGCGCAGGCGCGGACGTGGTCGCCAAGCTGGAATCGTTCAACCCCGCAAACAGCGTGAAGGACCGCCTCGGGGTGGCTCTGATCGACGCGGGCGAGGAAGCCGGCCTGATCAAACCGGACACGATCATCTTGGAGCCGACGAGCGGCAACACGGGCATTGCGTTAGCCGTCGTGGCCGCGGCCCGTGGTTATCGGATCGTGCTGACCATGCCGGAGACGATGAGCATCGAGCGGCGCAAGCTGCTGCGCGCCCTGGGTGCCGAGCTCATCCTGACCCCGGGCCCCGAGGGCATGCCGGGCGCCATCGCCAAGGCCGAGGAACTGGCCAAGACCGACGACCGGTATTTCGTGCCCCAACAGTTCGAAAACCCGGCCAACGCAGCCATTCACCGCAAGACCACCGCCGAGGAGGTGTGGCGCGACACCGACGGGAAGATCGACTTCTTCGTGTCGGGAGTCGGCACCGGCGGCACCATCACCGGAGTCGCCCAGGTCATCAAGGAACGCAAGCCCTCGGTGCAGTTCGTGGCCGTCGAACCGGCCGCGTCACCGGTGCTGTCGGGCGGCAAGAAGGGTCCGCACCCGATCCAGGGCATCGGCGCCGGCTTCGTTCCGCCGGTGCTCGACCTCGATCTGGTCGACGAGATCATCACCGTCGGCAACGACGACTCGATCAACCTGGCCCGGCGGCTGGCTCGCGAAGAGGGGTTACTGGTCGGCATCTCCTCGGGTGCGGCCGTGGTGGCCGCACTGCAGATCGCCCACCGGCCCGAAAACGCGGGGAAGCTGATCGTGGTTGTGCTCCCCGACTTCGGCGAGCGGTATTTGAGCACGCCGCTTTTCGACGACGTGACGGAGTAGGAGTAGGTGTGCTGGCAGCGATACGGCAGGACATCCGGGCGGCCACCGAGCGCGACCCGGCCCGGCCGTCGGCGCTGCAGGTCATCTTCGCCTATCCCGGCATACACGCCCTGTGGGGCCACCGGATCAGTCATTGGCTGTGGAACCGGGGCGCCAAGGTCGCCGCACGGGTTGTCGGGGAACTGACCCGAATCCTCACCGGGGTCGAGATCCATCCCGGCGCGATACTCGGCACCGGTCTGTTCATCGACCACGCCACCGGGGTGGTGATCGGGGAAACCGCTGAAGTCGGCGACGACGTCACGATCTACCACGGCGTGACGCTCGGCGGCACCAGTACGGACCCGGGTAAACGACACCCCACCATCGGCGACCGGGTGATCATCGGCGCCGGGGCCAAGATCCTGGGCCCGATCAAAATCGGAGATGACAGTCGCATCGGCGCCAACTCCGTCGTCGTCAAAGAGGTCCCGTCGAGCAGCGTGGTCGTCGGGGTACCGGGGCAGATCATCAGCCGCGCCAGACCCGGCAGCCCGGACGATTCATTGCCCGACCTCGTCGGTGTCAGCCTGCAACAGTTGCTCAGCAGGGTGGCCAAACTCGAAGCCCAGGGCGACAGCAACCAGCAAACCGGCCGCGTCATCCGCCCGCCCGAGGCCGGCGTCTGGCACGGCGAAGACTTCTCCATCTAAACGACCGGGCAACATCCACGGCCGAGGTATCGGCAAGGATTAAATCTGTTGTGAGCCAAACACTTAGAATCTGCCTCAAAAGGTATAAATGTCCTACAGTGGTGCTGTGCAACAGCTCTCAGGACTTCTAGTCGTTCAGCGCCGCCTCGCGGCGCACTGTTGCCGCTGACTCTCTGACACCCCGCTGGGACAGCAATTCGAGTTCGGCCCCGAAGACCGGGCGCTTAGTCCAATCCCCTTACATTCGTGCCTTTCGCCAACATTCGGACCAGGAGATCCAACTAATGACTGAAATCCTCACGAGTCAGGTACGACTCAGCCCTGGGCGCAATCCAGACAGCCGAGTTCTCGACACCGCGGTAGGAATACTCGTCGGGTGGCGTCGGTGCGGCACGTACACCGCTTTCCGGGAACTGATCTCGGTCAGCGAGCGGCACCGGGTACCGATTTTCGCCCTGGCCGGTGCATTGGTGAGCCTAGCCAGCCGGGACGGCGACGTCAGGGGCGATACGGCTGCCGAGCTCGCCGCCGAGCGGGAGTGGGGCCTGACTTACTTGCTGTGAGGGTATCCCCGAACGTCGACTTGAGCGAACGAGTGGACCCAACGGTGCGGAGGGCGAGGGGAATTCGGCTCACCGTCTCGGTCCACACCCAGTACCGACCAGCCGGCGCGGACCGCGGCATCCAGTTCGTCGGGAGCGTCGGACAGGAAGAGAATCCGCTCGGCGGGAATACCGATCTCGTCAGCAATCCGGTCGTAGGAGGTGCTCTCCCGCTTGCCCCCTGCCGTGGCCAGGTCGAACCAGCCGCTGATCAATGACGCGAGCTCGCCGCCGCGAGCGTGAGTGAACCAATCCCGTTGATTACGCACCGAACCCGACGAGAATATGGACAACGTAATACCGCTTTCGTGCCACGATGTCAGCGCCGATCGGACGTCGTCGAAGAACTCTCCGTGGAGGACTCCAGTGCGGAAACCCTCCGCGCATATCAAGCCTTGGGCGATTTTGAGAGGCTCGGCCTTCACATCCAAAGCCAGCCATCCGCACAGGGTTTCGGCGATCTCCGTCAGATCGGCGTCGGGTCGACGCATCAGGCCTCGAGTGCCGGCAATCACCGGATCGGCTTCGCCGTTTCGGTTGTCGCTCAGCCAGGACGGAAGATGCTGTCGGGTATAGCCATACAGGTCTTCACGCACAGAATTGGTCGGGCTGGTGGTGCCCTCGATGTCGATGACGATCGCAGCTATCACGCGGTCAGCTGATCCAGCGTCGGGAAACGTGCGCCGATCGAGTCGCCGGTGAAATCGCCAACCCAGCCGTCTTGTTCTTCAAAGAAGCGGATCGCAATGAAATCGGGCCGCACGCCCATGTCGAACCAATGCCGAGTGCCCGCCGGCACCGACAGCAAGTCACCGGCTTCGCATACCACCGCGACAACTTCCGCTGCCAGGTGCAGGTAGAAACAGCCACGGCCGGCAACGAAGAAACGTACTTCGTCCTCGGCGTGCCGGTGCTCGGAGAGAAATTTCTCGCGTGCGGCTTTGGCCGTGTCCGGCCAGCGCGGATCGCTCAGGTTGGGCTGCAACCGCGCGACGTCGATGTGCCGGTAGCGGCCGTCGGCATTGAGTTTGGTGACGTAGTCGCGGTAGTTGGCCAGGATTTCCGCCGACGGCGTGGCCGCACCGATCCCGGGCTCGCTGGGCCAGCGGTCGAACACAATGCCGCGCTTGCTCAGTTCGACACCGATCGCCTCCGCCTCATCGGTACGCGACCGAATGTCTGCGGCATCGTTTTCCGCCATGACCTGCAGCAGGGTCATGCGGACTCCAAACCATCAGTGTAGGAACCTATTTCGCGGTGCCCCGTCAGCGTCACCAACTCGCATATCGCCTCCAGACACTCCGCCCTGTCGCGGGCCTGCGCGAGGTCGTCGCCCCACGCGGTGACGCCGTGGCCGGCGATGAACAGCACCGGCGCCTCGTCTGGATGGTTGGTCAGATGACGCTCGATCTCGGCACCGATGCGCGACACGTCGGAGTGATTGGCAAAGACCGGGATATCGACGAAGGGGCCGGGTCTAAAACCCTTGGTCAGCTCATATCCGCTGAACCGCAGCGTATCTGGTGCACCGATTGACCGGGCGGTGGCATGCGGCGGATGGATGTGCACCACGGCCTGGGCGTGGGTGGCCCGGTAGATGGCGGTGTGGATCGCGGTCTCTGCCGACGGACGGCGGGTTCCCGATAAGGGCCGAGAGTCAGCGACATCGACCCTCACCATGTCGTCGGCGGTGAGCTCACCCTTGGACAATCCACTTCCCGTGATCACCACGGTGTGGCCGGTGCGCACGGAGATGTTGCCGGCCGTGCCCGGCATCCAGCCTTGTGCGTAGAGGCTGCGGGCGAGAGCCGCAATCTGTTGCTCGACAAAGGAAATCGGTGAGGGGACTACGCCATTCTCGGTGACGACCGCGGTAACCAACTCCGGTGGAGTGACGTCAAAGGCCGGGTTGAAGACCCCGACTCCGGCCGGGGCGATGGCAACGCCACCGACATGCGTGATCTCCCCCGCGGCCCGCTCTTCCACCACGACCTCGCGCCCGCTGCGCGTAGCCGGATCGCGCGTCGACTCTGGGG
The DNA window shown above is from Mycobacterium sp. Aquia_216 and carries:
- a CDS encoding TQXA domain-containing protein → MTVLSISSRALAPVATRRRIEVRPATELPHMTRYRGGTYSHTVDRIVFSDGSTARTDLIRLHPNLHAYSLDFAGIAPHLPSRYQLGTWSALPHLRSRDYEAEVDWILRHSYPMQTTADLSQQLRHAGYPLGHANVEEHEAIAATQAAIWYLTNGLALDTQPLNVPVAVHRTPGPVITFEFDGQPQLGGYSVWTVSDSAITFRLQKSANGIDWQEVSGSQLTVSPAKGHYQRALGIGSTLSSSSHGHRGRGYRYYRLIAEAENGTTPKVGHVDFWLTGTRHYRNADAVVHLYNYLLSGALKAPQEPDVSALIDTEAAAGPELVGPFRVRIPLTFNVADGHSLVDADGFAVDGIVHPGTDFYLRPAPGTSATTLTATATPHRLTGGVLTGVAPEAPEQFTPVALAVPSDVAIHFDIRWNGVCDHR
- the cysK gene encoding cysteine synthase A, whose amino-acid sequence is MTIAENITQLIGNTPLVRLNRVTDGAGADVVAKLESFNPANSVKDRLGVALIDAGEEAGLIKPDTIILEPTSGNTGIALAVVAAARGYRIVLTMPETMSIERRKLLRALGAELILTPGPEGMPGAIAKAEELAKTDDRYFVPQQFENPANAAIHRKTTAEEVWRDTDGKIDFFVSGVGTGGTITGVAQVIKERKPSVQFVAVEPAASPVLSGGKKGPHPIQGIGAGFVPPVLDLDLVDEIITVGNDDSINLARRLAREEGLLVGISSGAAVVAALQIAHRPENAGKLIVVVLPDFGERYLSTPLFDDVTE
- the cysE gene encoding serine O-acetyltransferase produces the protein MLAAIRQDIRAATERDPARPSALQVIFAYPGIHALWGHRISHWLWNRGAKVAARVVGELTRILTGVEIHPGAILGTGLFIDHATGVVIGETAEVGDDVTIYHGVTLGGTSTDPGKRHPTIGDRVIIGAGAKILGPIKIGDDSRIGANSVVVKEVPSSSVVVGVPGQIISRARPGSPDDSLPDLVGVSLQQLLSRVAKLEAQGDSNQQTGRVIRPPEAGVWHGEDFSI
- a CDS encoding ANTAR domain-containing protein, which gives rise to MTEILTSQVRLSPGRNPDSRVLDTAVGILVGWRRCGTYTAFRELISVSERHRVPIFALAGALVSLASRDGDVRGDTAAELAAEREWGLTYLL
- the mtnC gene encoding acireductone synthase, translated to MIAAIVIDIEGTTSPTNSVREDLYGYTRQHLPSWLSDNRNGEADPVIAGTRGLMRRPDADLTEIAETLCGWLALDVKAEPLKIAQGLICAEGFRTGVLHGEFFDDVRSALTSWHESGITLSIFSSGSVRNQRDWFTHARGGELASLISGWFDLATAGGKRESTSYDRIADEIGIPAERILFLSDAPDELDAAVRAGWSVLGVDRDGEPNSPRPPHRWVHSFAQVDVRGYPHSK
- a CDS encoding 1,2-dihydroxy-3-keto-5-methylthiopentene dioxygenase — translated: MTLLQVMAENDAADIRSRTDEAEAIGVELSKRGIVFDRWPSEPGIGAATPSAEILANYRDYVTKLNADGRYRHIDVARLQPNLSDPRWPDTAKAAREKFLSEHRHAEDEVRFFVAGRGCFYLHLAAEVVAVVCEAGDLLSVPAGTRHWFDMGVRPDFIAIRFFEEQDGWVGDFTGDSIGARFPTLDQLTA
- the mtnA gene encoding S-methyl-5-thioribose-1-phosphate isomerase, which codes for MAAAAQRTERFEESSIAWSDGALVVIDQRALPHELRTLRITTVDDVIDAIKTLAIRGAPAIGVSGAFGVVLAAYAHPGDYEKVELEATRIASARPTAVNLAWGVRRALAKLPEGPEAVLEAALEMLEEDARVNRAAATHAADLIQQLRPGRPLRILTHCNTGRLATTAFGTAIGALRVLHERAVLENVLVDETRPLLQGARLTAWELAEAGIPHRLTIDSAAAWAMATGQVDCVIVGADRIAADGSVANKIGTYGLAVVAHRHGIPFIVVAPESTRDPATRSGREVVVEERAAGEITHVGGVAIAPAGVGVFNPAFDVTPPELVTAVVTENGVVPSPISFVEQQIAALARSLYAQGWMPGTAGNISVRTGHTVVITGSGLSKGELTADDMVRVDVADSRPLSGTRRPSAETAIHTAIYRATHAQAVVHIHPPHATARSIGAPDTLRFSGYELTKGFRPGPFVDIPVFANHSDVSRIGAEIERHLTNHPDEAPVLFIAGHGVTAWGDDLAQARDRAECLEAICELVTLTGHREIGSYTDGLESA